In the genome of Brienomyrus brachyistius isolate T26 chromosome 17, BBRACH_0.4, whole genome shotgun sequence, one region contains:
- the LOC125712147 gene encoding olfactory receptor 52E8-like, with product MKMQENPDRNTTYTDFILVGFSGPQEWRQLLFIPFLLIFLIAVSANLFLIFIILSQRSLHSPMYLLICAMAFVDLSTPIFFVPNLLVSLLYNLRHISLLGCLAQMFFMHFFGGFQSTVLLWMAVDRYYAICTPLRYNDYMAFSAFLKFIVAPVLRNTVFNLAIVSLSGSLSFCQHEIDHCFCEHMALVTLACGTIRMNNIVGLVAAFCVPTADFLLIVASYVRIFFSVFKSGKSSRKALSTCVTHIIVITVSLILTLFAFLSYRINYNMSSNSRTVISIMYVLFPSCFNPIIYGVRTKEIRQQIMKTLNCGKVAP from the coding sequence ATGAAAATGCAGGAAAACCCAGACAGAAACACCACCTACACAGACTTCATCTTAGTCGGTTTCTCTGGACCTCAGGAGTGGCGACAACTGCTCTTCATCCCTTTTCTACTCATATTCTTAATTGCAGTTTCTGCAAACTTATTTCTGATCTTTATAATTCTGTCACAGAGGTCCCTGCACTCCCCCATGTACCTCCTAATATGTGCAATGGCCTTTGTAGATCTCTCTACACCAATTTTCTTTGTTCCAAACCTTCTAGTCAGTTTACTGTACAATCTGAGACACATCTCTCTGCTGGGTTGTCTAGCACAGATGTTCTTTATGCATTTTTTTGGTGGCTTCCAGTCAACAGTTTTGCTGTGGATGGCTGTGGATCGTTACTATGCAATCTGTACTCCTCTCCGCTACAATGACTACATGGCGTTCTCTGCGTTCCTCAAGTTCATAGTTGCACCTGTGCTAAGAAACACTGTTTTCAACCTGGCCATTGTCAGTCTGTCTGGATCTCTGTCCTTCTGCCAGCATGAGATCGACCACTGTTTCTGTGAGCACATGGCTTTGGTCACGCTGGCCTGTGGGACCATACGCATGAATAACATTGTAGGGCTTGTGGCTGCTTTCTGTGTCCCAACGGCTGATTTTCTGTTAATCGTTGCATCTTATGTTAGAATATTTTTCTCAGTGTTTAAGTCAGGGAAGTCCAGCCGAAAGGCTCTCAGCACCTGCGTAACTCATATTATTGTCATAACTGTTAGTTTAATTTTGACCTTATTTGCTTTTCTTTCCTACAGGATAAATTATAACATGTCATCTAACAGTCGCACTGTAATCAGTATCATGTATGTACTTTTCCCCAGTTGCTTCAACCCAATAATTTACGGTGTCAGAACAAAGGAAATTAGACAACAAATAATGAAAACTCTGAACTGCGGAAAAGTCGCCCCATGA